The nucleotide window aagtgcctccttgttgtaggatgcatttccactgctcttttatctagtgctgcttcactgagacgccttaccgaaggcaagtaagcagccccgcctgagccataatactgatacgggtcaaccagttgttgcactatccccttcatgctgaatgccaagcaaagaagttacaacttcctcttttaaggtcttaagtgttaCTCaaaccaggattgaccctggatctaccgctcccaactGCACTATCAGGGCGGGTCGTTTATATTTCGAATTTTACTGCGGGGCAAATACgatactaaaacaaaactaCACTTATAGTCAATTACTGTTCACATAAACTGCGATATTTGTAAGTTCCAGAACTCTGACAACCAAAACAGTCAAAGGGAGACCACTCACACCGTATGAACGGCAAAGAAAATACCATCGTGAAGTATATGTAACATGAAAGACCAATAAAAActatccaggaaaatagtttgatttatttttttgaatttttccaaccaagtaaaatggtattacaacatcagattctacggtggtctatAGTGAGCCAGAGGTTATCGGCCATATCACCTCCATATTATTTGCTTCAAATTGCTGGTTTTAAGGTCCATGCAgtaaatgtattcataaatctaAAAGCACtacatattcatttttattaatgaaatgtagcagcctgtgtgtgttatgtggcaaaaacctgatgtgacatcactgattcTAGTATTGTCAGAAATGGCCACTGTTCAAACTCCCAATGCATTTTAAtagactgaaaaaatatttaaaaaaataaatcaagctgTTTGTAAAgatagtgtttaatggtctttcaactgacctacatgtacatgtatacttcgcattagtgttttctttgcctttcaagCAGTAGGAGTGGTCTCCCTTTGACTGTTATGGTTGTTAGAGCTCTGGAACTTATAAGTATTGTAGTTTATGTGAACAGCAAATAAAATACTGATGGTGGCTGTATGTTATTACTAGTCTTTTTTACTCTGTAATATTGTGAAATTTGTTGAAGATTCTTGTTTGAATTGATTGTGTATGAGTACAGTGGAAATGGGAATTTTTCAATTCATGACACATTTAGTATTAGATAATGTACAGGATCTCTTTATCACCTTCAAATGGACTCTTCCAAAAAAATCAGAAggaatcaaatgaaattttagcCTTTGGCATATTCAGTACTTGTGAAATAGGGTCTTGATGTTTATGCCTCGATCTTCAGTCAGAAGGTTTATCAGGGGTTGAATGATGTATTTGTTGAAACTTCCCCTTTACTTATAGCCCTGATGCTGCCCCTAAGAGTGAAGAATTGCCCGTATTGTCTATCCTGTATTTACCAATCTAACTCATGGTCAAAAACCATTCACCTGTAGCCcatggtatacaaatgtttgtttttacatgcaGATAGAATCTTTTCACATTGTGGTAGGAGGGTGTactgtaaatataaaaatttaaactgagaaatataatttaatttttgggaaatgtggactgtcccagcaaGTGTTCCTGTTAAAGGCACATTTACATGATTGAAAAGCCATGATTGAAAATCATATCAGGCATAGAAATAAGATGTACTACAAAGGTGGgttttcatttgtgttattATTACATCTTTAGATTTGTTATGTGTCAGGTCGCCagtcaaacacacaaaaaaattggCAATAATATATTGGAAAATAGCAGAAGCAAAAATACTGATTCTGAAGTTGTGCCTATGGGAGACACATGTGTGCTTGATGATGTTTGGGGGAGGGTGTTGACCCTTGACCTCTACCAAAACACCCAGACAACCTGTACTAAACATTGACATTTTTACTCCAACAACTGTGACTACAAACATTAGTCAGGCTGACATGTGACACAAAACCCAGCCATTTTCTCAGGCTTTTACCACCCAGGGGAAAAATAAACTGGAGGGCTGAGGATAGTAAAAACACAGAGATTTAACATGAACACTGGTTCATGATGCCTTTAACAGCTGAGTATAAAGGTGTGTGTAAGTTAGAGTGTTGGGGGTAAGGGTGACAGTGtccatatatgtgacatgtacggatgcctgtttttttttctggtttgaTCCATGTGCAATTGTTAACGCTGACCAGTTCACTACATTCAGCATATGGTGGAGTAGTCTGTGCCCAAAATCACTCATCCACTAACCTCATGACTTAAATCGcaacgatatggctgaaatactgctaaTGTGGCATAAACCATTCAATCATGACTTACAAAATCCAGAACATCCGGTGACAAGTTTCGAGTAATagttaaatacacatgtagtgtaactctaaaaaaaaaaaagaaaatcttcatTTTGACTCATTATTTCTGCATTTTATAGTGCGATCATCATCAGGATATAGTTATTATTGTGTCAAAATGAATCTTTCATTTCTtggagttacactacttgtcATCACCTGCATATAGATGTGCATGCTTGCATTAGTCCCcaatcattcatacattcaaacATCACTTTAACTTTTTAATGACATGTACCTAAAAAGTCAATCTCAcctggtgttcagcattaaggggatagtgcatctactggttgacccgtatcaggataatggcttgggtggggtgccttacttgcctttcataagtggtctcagtgaaacagACTCCTTcatcatcacatgactgaaagattgttaagtacgacattaaaccctaagcactcactcgctcacatGTCAATCATTTGAGGTCTTACGAAACAACTGGTCTATCATGCCACCTGTGCATTTAAATCAGTTGTTCAGTGAAGTTATGTATCAGTCTTGTCACCCTATAAgtgagtgaaataaatgaatcaaacaatCGCTTAAATCGTCGACCATTCGATAATTCAGGAAATAAACCAGTCcgccagtcaatcaatcaatcagtcaatctgttCATGAGTGGATTTGTCTGAAACACTAAACAAATTTCCCTATAAAAGTGAAACATGCCTCATTTCCCTGTGCTTAAAGATTACAGAATGTTGGTTGCATCTTaatcattaattatttatttatttgtatgattctTGTTTAACAGTACTTCATGTGTCATGCCTCACCCcacacccccccacccccacccttccccccacccctcccaaATCCGTCTTCTTCCCTTACACCCTGCCAACttgttagtgtacatgtagctatatcaGAGAGGTGGAGGCCTAACCGTGGCAATTATGCTGTCAAAACTCCGTGCACAATCCACACGTGCGAAGGATTGCTGGATGCAAACAGCTGCATTAAGCATGACTTACTCATGCTGGTGGGAGAGTGTGGGTGTAGCACTGGCAGGTCATGTTGATGTTAAGGAAAGACAAGATGGTGAAACACAGGAATGGACTTATCCTCTGAGATCTGCTTTTAATTTCCTGATGGTGGCTCGAAATGCCAGCTATCACTCATGACAAAACGCCACTCGTCTAACCACAACAACATCTCCATTATGTGAGACATTatccattctacactctgtatatatagatatgtacacaGTATCATTTACTTTCAAGTCagcagtgatgtaaacaaattgttattttttatgttttttgttttttttttacctttcagCTGCGAACCGAGAGAAATTCAAAGACATTGTAAATACCTTGGCAACCATAAAAAAGGATGAGGTATGAGCTAGTGtgtgtttatttgactgatgctATCTGTTGATGGTGGGTAAATAAAGAACTGGTGTCCTGCCAGTCATAATTCCTATATCCTCACTCTCCTGTTCGCTTCACACGAACTGGTAGGTGTACTACAACAGTTCGTGGAGCTACAACACATTCCTGCAGTCCTGATCGTGTTGATAACATTGAATCTACCCCTGAGCTTGCATGTTTGTGCGCTGAGTGTTTGCGCACTGATGTGTACGGGGAAAAACAACTCAAAATATTATCCTATACACTGATGAAATCTGTATCAGTAAAGgctttcatttgtattttagaatgactgtatttcacccgttGTTTAGCAttgttcaagtgacacattttgcttgattctgattgattcatccactgtTCGTACAGGATCACTTGAgagattttttgtgaagtttggttaattttttattagaaaaactgaagtgttgacattaaaagtatgattttaatgCATGCATGTGCTTCTGAAGATGCATTTTTACATTCTAAACATCTAAACATTTACgtgaagaaaacacaacatttgttcatacatgtaagtaaagaTGGAAGTAGATAGAGTTGGTAAGGTTCCATTCGAAATTTAGCTACACAGGCTATCATTGTCCGTGGCCCTATATTACAGTTGAAACAGTTGAGTGTATTTGTGTTGATAAAATATCTGAGAAAAGTGTTTCACCTGCAGTTTGGTAtgtcaaaatgcactttcagaagcacatacaTTTAAGGGCATTTACCTAATGCTTTTAATGCCAACACCTTAGTTTTTCTAATACCAGTAAGAAATTAACCAAATTTCACGAAAAAAGCCTAAGTGGCCTTATAAGGTGGGTGAATCAAATAGAATCAAACGAAATGTTccacttgaaaaatgtaaagGTGAAAAGTTCTCCTTTCGATGATTTTTATCCTTGGGTATTAAAAGGTTATCCATTCATACTAAATACATTAAGATGAAAGCACCATATGCTCAGGGGTGCGATGTTTACAGCTGATGGACAGAAATGGTTGCTTGGATTTCCCCCCATCCCAGATCAGTGGGCCATCACTTGTCTGTTAGGGGAGGAAATGCCACAGGAAGGTCGCTGTTGATCGGAAGTTCACTGATCTGGAAAGGCTGTGGAGGCCATTTGCAGGGCTCTTTAGTCACCCCAATGAGATGTAACTTAATAGCTGGCTCATTTCTCAACATCTCAAGTGTTCAGTACTTCACCCCTTATTTCCTGGGCTGTCTGGAAAATTAGGCAATcactaaaaatatgttcattggtTGTAACCTGTCCGaatcttaaaaatattttttaaatatacctCTCCAGTTTAGAATCTTCAAAACCCTTGCCATTTTCATTGTACagaataaacttttttttttcaaatagggttaggttacatgtatgtccagcaAAAACTTCTTTAAGGATGGCCTTAAATAGTGATTTTATATTAGCGTGAAATTTACTACTGTGATTCTCACGATCTTTCAATATAGTAAGTACAGTTCTGCAAGTGAAGGCCCGAAAATTAATGTGAAGGGAAACATAGAACCTAcaagcaaacagacaaacaaactaTTGGAATCAGAATTCAAATCATGTATATAGTAAatcatttataatgttgtggAATGTTTTCACCAAATAATTGTGGttctgtacaaacattttaGTACAGAAGggtgattacatgtatttggtgacTATCGCCATAAACGTATGGCCACAAACAGTTtaaaatttctgatatttaaaaCTTATACCCCTTTTTGACAtagcagtattttttttcatgtcatcactttatttgaagaaaatgaTTTCGATCATCACTGTCAAGCCTGATTGCATTGTCAGATATGCAGTGTGCCTCAATGGACATGCAGTATCTTGAGTGTCCAAAACTCTTGTTATGATGCATTGTTTTTATCGTATAATTTGCTTATATGTTTTCAGTCTGGGGAGAAGGTGTTGGTCCTTAAGAAGAAATTCAGAACAGGATCCATATCTGCGTCCAACCTGTCCAAATCTTCAACTGACCTGGCAAGAGCGCAGTCAGAGCCTCCCAACCAGCCCCCCTCCCCACAGGTCGCCCGCGCTAGGGAGGGGGAGACTGACGCCATGATGCGCGTCAAAAGCGAGGGGAACTTGGGAGATTCCTCAGGAGGCTCTAACCCTTCTGTGGAAACTGTTAGTGCCAGCTCCTTGTCCACAGCTGATTCCTCGGTAATTTCTGTCCCCTGGGCTtcattgttcaaaagtgtattaagagttaagccaggcttaaatcttaatacaaaACCAGTGTGACTTTAGTCCAGACTCAAGTTATTACTGAGGCTAACTACTAATACACGTTTGAACAGTTGGGCCCTTGTCCTTCAATGATTACAGATGTGTTCtccacactaaccactaggaaCGCAACTGGCCAAGGCAGATTGTGTTCTTTCACCACTTCATAAAAACTTGCACTAAAGCAGGAATACTTGTCCAAACAGCACTTTCGTGCAACGTTTGCCACTGCAGGGATACGTGTCAGAGAGCACCTTGTACAAACAGCAATTtggttggttagtgcgctaacacagcgtaataacccaggaacctctcaccaatgcggttgctgtgtgTTCAGtgagtcgctgtgagtccagctcatgctggcttcctctccgaccgtacgtgggaaggtctgccagcaacttgcaaatGGGCTCTACCcgaattcctcccaccataatgctggccgccgtagaataagtgaaacattcttgagtacggcgtaaaaaaccaatcaaataaataaataaataaataaacagcactTTGCTACAATCTTTACCACTGCAGTGAAACATTATCACAGAGCATCTTATCTTAACAGCACTTGTTACAGTCTTTACCCCTTTTTTCTATTGTGGGGATATGTGTAAAAACATGTCTTGTCTGAACAGCACTTGTTACAGTCTTTACCCCTTTACCATTGTGGGGATACGTGTAAAACCACATCTTGTCTGAACAGCACTTCTTACAGTCTTTACCTCTTTACCATTGCAGGGATTCATGTAAAAACGCATCTTGTCTGAACAGCACTTGTCACAGTCTTTACCCCTTTACCATTGCGgggatacatgtaaaaacacatcttGTCTGAACAGCACTTGTTACAGTCTTTACCTCTTTACCATTGCGgggatacatgtaaaaacacatcttGTCTGAACAGCACTTGTTACTACAGTCTTTACCTCTTTACCATTGTGgggatacatgtaaaaacacatcttGTCTGAACAGCACTTGTTACAGTCTTTACCTCTGTACCATTGTGGGGAttcatgtaaaaacacatcttGTCTAAATAGCTCTTGTTACAGTCTTTACCCCTTTACCATTGTGGAGATACGTGTAAAACCACATTTTGTCTGAACAGCACTTCTTACAGTCTTTACCTCTGTACCATTGTGGGGAttcatgtaaaaacacatcttGTCTGAATAGCACTTGTCACAGTCTTTACCTCTGTACCATTGTGGGGAtttatgtaaaaacacatcTTGTCTAAATAGCTCTTGTTACAGACTTTACCCCTTTACCATTGTGGAGATACGTGTAAAACCACATCTTGTCTGAACAGCACTTGTCACAGTCTTTACCCCTTTACCATTGCGgggatacatgtaaaaacacatcttGTCTGAACAGCACTTGTTACAGTCTTTACCTCTTTACCATTGCGgggatacatgtaaaaacacatcttGTCTGAACAGCACTTGTTACTACAGTCTTTACCTCTTTACCATTGTGgggatacatgtaaaaacacatcttGTCTGAACAGCACTTGTTACAGTCTTTACCTCTGTACCATTGTGGGGAttcatgtaaaaacacatcttGTCTAAATAGCTCTTGTTACAGTCTTTACCCCTTTACCATTGTGGAGATACGTGTAAAACCACATTTTGTCTGAACAGCACTTCTTACAGTCTTTACCTCTGTACCATTGTGGGGAttcatgtaaaaacacatcttGTCTGAATAGCACTTGTCACAGTCTTTACCTCTGTACCATTGTGGGGAtttatgtaaaaacacatcTTGTCTAAATAGCTCTTGTTACAGACTTTACCCCTTTACCATTGTGGAGATACGTGTAAAACCACATCTTGTCTGAACAGCACTTGTTACAGTCTTTACCTCTGTACCATTGTGGGGAttcatgtaaaaacacatcttGTCTGAATAGCACTTGTCACAGTCTTTACCCCTTTACCATTGTGgggatacatgtaaaaacacatcttGTCTGAACAGCACTTGTTACAGTCTTTACCCCTTTACCATTGTGGGGATACGTGTAAAACCACATCTTGTCTGAACAGCACTTGTTACAACCTGTAATAAGGTAATCAGATAAATGCTAAAGCAGATTTTGTTCTAATATCACTTCATTAAAGCCTGTACCACTGAATGGATGCATGTCAAGCTGATCTAAACGGTATTTCCGTACAATTTTACCACTACACAGGCCAAAACAGATGGTGCACTAACAGCACTAATGTACATCTTCTTCCAGTAATAaatcggccccgatagcacagtttgtaagAGCTTCCGccttgggagcggtagatccagggtcagtcctggatGGAggcacatctaagaccttaaaagaggaagttaaacttcctcgcttgacgttcagcatgaaggggacagtgcaacgactggttgacccctatcagtataatcggccggggcggcttacttgccttcggtaaggtgtctcagtgaagcaccactagataaaagagcgatggaaatccgtgcTACAACAAGCAGccatattacatgcactttaaggatgccttcattgtcatatgactgaaaaattgttaagtacgacgttaaaccccaaacactcactcaatCTTCCAGTAACGCTttattgtcgtcatatgacggaaaaattgttaggtatgaCATACGTGTAGAACCCGAAGCATTTCCTCAACACAACAATGATTACGTGCTCCAATAAAAAGAAGGTAATAATAGGGCATCTCTTACTTGTAGATGTCAGCAGAGGAAGATGAAAAGGATAAAGAAAACCTGGCCAACATGAGTGTTAAGGAGAGAGCAAAACACCTGAACAAGATTGAGTCACAGACCCAGCTGGAGAAGGCTGCAGGCGGCGGAGGCAGACGTAAGGAAAATAAGGTTAGTGACAATGACTGCCACGATCTCACCTGTCTGAGGTAGTCACCTACCGTGCTAGAGAAGGCTGAAGGTGGCAGAGGCAGGCGTAAGGACAATAAGGTTACTAACAATGGCTCACAACATCTTACCTGGCTAAGGTAGTCACAGATCCAGCTGGAGAAGGCGACAGGTGGCAGAGGCAGGCGTAAG belongs to Liolophura sinensis isolate JHLJ2023 chromosome 9, CUHK_Ljap_v2, whole genome shotgun sequence and includes:
- the LOC135474707 gene encoding ankyrin repeat domain-containing protein SOWAHA-like, whose amino-acid sequence is MADDCDLESVRDFILSNGGKIRNADLVTRYRKFLDNPQSKAANREKFKDIVNTLATIKKDESGEKVLVLKKKFRTGSISASNLSKSSTDLARAQSEPPNQPPSPQVARAREGETDAMMRVKSEGNLGDSSGGSNPSVETVSASSLSTADSSMSAEEDEKDKENLANMSVKERAKHLNKIESQTQLEKAAGGGGRRKENKGTSDGDDDSHSGFVTIGPKEREWLLISSSADYHPMAKLLNHNPSLVRLRVSAKQQSLAHQTVELQFVTEQIAEL